The following proteins come from a genomic window of Prionailurus viverrinus isolate Anna chromosome D1, UM_Priviv_1.0, whole genome shotgun sequence:
- the LOC125146466 gene encoding protein tyrosine phosphatase type IVA 1-like isoform X1: MAPMNRPAPVEVTYRNMKFLITHSPTSATFNKFIEELKEYGVTTIVRVCEATYNTALVEKEGIQVLDWPFDDGSSPSNQIVEDWLSLVNIKFREEPGCCIDVHCVAGLGRTPVLVALALIEGGMKNEHAVHFIRQKRRGAFNTKQLLYLEKYCSKMRLCYKASSGHRNNCYIQ; encoded by the coding sequence ATGGCTCCAATGAACCGGCCAGCCCCGGTGGAAGTCACATACAGGAACATGAAATTTCTTATTACACACAGTCCAACCAGTGCAACCTTCAACAAATTTATAGAAGAACTTAAGGAATATGGAGTTACTACAATAGTAAGAGTATGTGAAGCAACCTACAACACTGCTCTTGTGGAGAAAGAAGGCATCCAGGTGCTGGATTGGCCTTTTGATGATGGTTCATCACCATCTAACCAGATTGTTGAGGACTGGTTAAGTCTTGTCAACATTAAATTTCGTGAAGAACCTGGTTGTTGTATTGATGTTCACTGTGTTGCAGGTCTTGGGAGAACCCCAGTGCTTGTTGCTCTAGCACTAATTGAAGGTGGAATGAAAAATGAACATGCAGTACACTTTATAAGACAAAAGCGGCGTGGAGCTTTTAACACTAAGCAACTTCTGTATTTGGAGAAATACTGTTCTAAAATGCGGCTGTGCTACAAAGCCTCCAGTGGTCATAGAAACAATTGTTACATTCAATAA
- the LOC125146466 gene encoding protein tyrosine phosphatase type IVA 1-like isoform X2 — protein sequence MNRPAPVEVTYRNMKFLITHSPTSATFNKFIEELKEYGVLDWPFDDGSSPSNQIVEDWLSLVNIKFREEPGCCIDVHCVAGLGRTPVLVALALIEGGMKNEHAVHFIRQKRRGAFNTKQLLYLEKYCSKMRLCYKASSGHRNNCYIQ from the exons ATGAACCGGCCAGCCCCGGTGGAAGTCACATACAGGAACATGAAATTTCTTATTACACACAGTCCAACCAGTGCAACCTTCAACAAATTTATAGAAGAACTTAAGGAATATGGA GTGCTGGATTGGCCTTTTGATGATGGTTCATCACCATCTAACCAGATTGTTGAGGACTGGTTAAGTCTTGTCAACATTAAATTTCGTGAAGAACCTGGTTGTTGTATTGATGTTCACTGTGTTGCAGGTCTTGGGAGAACCCCAGTGCTTGTTGCTCTAGCACTAATTGAAGGTGGAATGAAAAATGAACATGCAGTACACTTTATAAGACAAAAGCGGCGTGGAGCTTTTAACACTAAGCAACTTCTGTATTTGGAGAAATACTGTTCTAAAATGCGGCTGTGCTACAAAGCCTCCAGTGGTCATAGAAACAATTGTTACATTCAATAA